The Mycolicibacterium hassiacum DSM 44199 genome includes a window with the following:
- a CDS encoding isochorismate synthase, whose product MTREPSFILATDGGAVVADGIHTAFPVVADAKAALASHSAPIIVGALPFDLTAPAALIRPQSIRFLDALPTWPLRPLPEVTIAEARPETDEHRARISRALRRLRDPDDALQKVVLARTLRLVADGHLDARTVLHRLAGADPTANAFLADLTAAGAAYSGTALVGASPELLVARRGDRVLCAPFAGSAPRHADPETDAASGARLAASAKNRHEHRLVVEAIREALEPVCSELQIAPEPRLDKTAAVWHLYTPITAQLREKSITALDLALRMHPTPAVGGVPAAPAAELIAELEGDRGFYAGAVGWCDRRGDGRWVVSIRCAQLSADRRSALAYSGGGIVADSDPEDELAETTTKFATILTAMGVPT is encoded by the coding sequence ATGACCCGCGAACCGAGCTTCATCCTGGCCACCGACGGCGGCGCCGTGGTCGCCGACGGTATCCACACGGCCTTCCCGGTCGTCGCCGACGCCAAGGCCGCGCTGGCGTCGCACAGCGCACCGATCATCGTGGGCGCGTTGCCATTCGACCTCACCGCGCCGGCGGCGCTGATCCGGCCCCAGAGCATCCGGTTCCTCGACGCGCTGCCGACCTGGCCGCTGCGGCCGCTGCCGGAGGTGACGATCGCCGAGGCCCGGCCCGAAACCGACGAGCACCGCGCCCGGATCAGCCGGGCCCTGCGCCGGCTGCGGGATCCCGATGACGCGTTGCAGAAGGTGGTGCTGGCACGCACGTTGCGACTGGTCGCCGACGGGCACCTCGATGCGCGCACCGTGCTGCACCGCCTGGCCGGCGCCGACCCCACCGCCAACGCGTTCCTGGCCGACCTGACCGCCGCCGGCGCGGCCTACTCCGGTACGGCACTGGTCGGGGCCAGCCCGGAACTGCTGGTGGCCCGCCGCGGCGACCGTGTCCTGTGCGCACCGTTCGCCGGTTCGGCGCCACGGCACGCCGATCCCGAGACGGACGCGGCCAGTGGAGCGCGACTGGCCGCCTCGGCCAAGAACCGCCACGAGCACCGGCTGGTGGTCGAGGCGATTCGGGAGGCGCTCGAACCGGTGTGCAGCGAGCTGCAGATCGCCCCCGAGCCCCGGCTGGACAAGACCGCCGCCGTGTGGCACCTGTACACCCCCATCACCGCGCAGCTTCGCGAAAAGTCGATTACAGCTTTGGATTTGGCGCTGCGAATGCATCCCACCCCGGCGGTCGGCGGGGTGCCGGCCGCGCCGGCGGCCGAGCTGATCGCCGAACTGGAAGGCGACCGCGGCTTCTACGCCGGCGCGGTGGGCTGGTGCGACCGGCGCGGCGACGGCCGCTGGGTGGTGTCCATCCGGTGCGCGCAGCTGTCCGCCGACCGGCGCAGCGCACTGGCCTACTCCGGCGGCGGTATCGTCGCCGACTCCGATCCGGAAGACGAACTCGCCGAGACGACAACGAAGTTCGCCACTATCCTGACCGCGATGGGTGTGCCTACATGA
- a CDS encoding acid phosphatase, giving the protein MSVEHHRLLLLRHGETQWSLSGRHTSRTELDLTDTGRDQAMLAGQALAVLQLRDPFVVSSPRRRALTTAELAGLPVHETSPLLAEWDYGDYEGRTTEEIRRAVPDWLVWTHGCPGGESPSQVAERADRAIGYALEHLPDRDVVFVGHGHFSRAVATRWIDLHIGAGIRFAMVAASIAVCGHEHGVRQISALGLTGHRHPCLAS; this is encoded by the coding sequence GTGAGTGTCGAGCACCATCGGCTGCTGTTACTTCGCCACGGCGAGACGCAATGGTCGTTGTCCGGCCGGCACACCAGCCGCACCGAGCTCGACCTCACCGACACCGGTCGCGACCAGGCCATGCTGGCCGGCCAGGCGCTGGCGGTGCTGCAGCTGCGCGATCCGTTCGTGGTGTCCAGCCCGCGCCGACGCGCGCTGACCACCGCCGAACTCGCGGGCCTGCCGGTGCACGAGACCTCGCCGCTGCTGGCCGAGTGGGACTACGGCGACTACGAAGGCCGCACCACCGAGGAGATCCGCCGAGCGGTGCCCGATTGGCTGGTCTGGACGCACGGCTGTCCGGGCGGTGAATCCCCGAGCCAGGTCGCCGAGCGAGCCGACCGCGCCATCGGCTATGCCCTCGAACACCTTCCGGACCGCGACGTGGTGTTCGTCGGGCACGGGCACTTCTCCCGCGCGGTGGCGACCCGTTGGATCGACCTGCACATCGGCGCGGGCATCCGGTTCGCGATGGTGGCCGCGTCGATCGCGGTGTGCGGCCACGAACACGGCGTGCGCCAGATCAGCGCACTGGGACTGACGGGGCATCGCCACCCCTGCCTGGCGTCATGA
- a CDS encoding ParA family protein, which yields MTRVLAVANQKGGVAKTTTVASLGAAIQQEGRRVLLVDLDPQGCLTFSLGHDPDKLPVSVHKVLLGEVEPDVALVETSEGMSLLPANIDLAGAEAMLLMRAGREYALKRALAKLADRFDVVIIDCPPSLGVLTLNGLTAADDVIVPLQCETLAHRGVGQFLRTIKDVQQITNSELKLLGALPTLYDPRTTHSRDVLLDIADRYGLAVLAPPIPRTVRFAEASASGASVLSARKNKGAEAYRELAAALLAYWEHDKPLPTYSPEL from the coding sequence GTGACGCGGGTACTTGCGGTCGCCAATCAAAAGGGTGGGGTCGCCAAGACGACGACGGTGGCGTCGCTGGGTGCGGCGATCCAGCAGGAGGGGCGACGGGTGCTGCTCGTCGACCTCGATCCGCAGGGCTGCCTGACGTTTTCGCTCGGACACGACCCCGACAAGCTGCCGGTGTCGGTGCACAAGGTGCTACTCGGCGAGGTGGAGCCGGACGTCGCGCTCGTCGAGACGTCCGAGGGGATGAGCCTGCTGCCGGCCAACATCGACCTCGCCGGGGCGGAGGCCATGCTGCTGATGCGCGCCGGCCGCGAGTATGCGCTCAAGCGGGCCCTGGCCAAGCTGGCCGACCGCTTCGACGTGGTGATCATCGACTGCCCGCCCTCACTGGGCGTGCTCACCCTCAACGGGCTGACCGCCGCCGACGACGTCATCGTGCCGCTGCAGTGCGAGACGCTGGCGCACCGCGGCGTGGGGCAGTTCCTGCGCACCATCAAGGACGTCCAGCAGATCACCAACAGCGAGCTGAAACTGCTCGGCGCCCTGCCGACGCTGTACGACCCGCGCACCACCCACAGCCGCGACGTGCTGCTCGACATCGCCGACCGGTACGGGCTTGCGGTGCTCGCGCCGCCCATCCCGCGCACCGTGCGGTTCGCCGAGGCCAGCGCGTCGGGTGCCTCGGTGCTGTCGGCGCGCAAGAACAAGGGCGCCGAAGCTTACCGGGAACTCGCCGCAGCGCTGCTGGCCTACTGGGAGCACGACAAGCCCCTGCCCACCTACAGCCCGGAGCTGTAG
- a CDS encoding Rv3212 family protein, with protein MVRPERRTRADVVAAIAIGVVVVVVGVFIWWTSDARATVSRPAAAPLATLPSAEDVPASLRELWRAASPKTTTPVVVGGAVVTGDGRTVEGRDPATGEVAWSYARDRELCGVSWVYQYAVAVYPDRRGCGQVSTIDARTGRRGPARTSYADKHVTLSSDGTAVLSAGENRLELWRSDMVRMLSYGALDAPFKPDVPATPLCRFVSAAASSEAVSVLADCPDEPDLRLTLLRPSDEEDTPNVRVVPQPGIGADSGAKVIAVAGTTTAVYVPTPRPTVHIVDEQGTTTASVPLPRPPAPQSTATYTGDLITWWTGDHVLVFDDDLRYRFMVTPAGADAPLGPGATMAGRLLVPVTGGYDVFDAESGAGERHIPVPRDATAGPVVPAVAGELIVEQRGDRIVALGA; from the coding sequence ATGGTCAGACCCGAACGCCGCACCCGTGCCGACGTGGTGGCGGCCATCGCGATCGGCGTCGTCGTGGTCGTCGTGGGGGTGTTCATCTGGTGGACCAGCGACGCCCGCGCCACCGTCAGCCGGCCCGCCGCCGCTCCTCTCGCCACCCTGCCGTCGGCCGAGGACGTGCCCGCGTCGCTGCGCGAGCTGTGGCGCGCCGCCAGCCCGAAGACCACCACGCCGGTGGTGGTCGGTGGTGCGGTGGTCACCGGCGACGGCCGCACGGTCGAGGGCCGCGACCCGGCCACCGGTGAGGTGGCGTGGAGCTACGCCCGGGACCGCGAGCTCTGCGGGGTCAGCTGGGTGTACCAGTACGCCGTCGCGGTGTATCCGGACCGGCGCGGCTGCGGCCAGGTCAGCACCATCGACGCCCGCACCGGCCGGCGGGGCCCGGCGCGCACCTCCTACGCCGACAAACACGTCACGCTGTCCTCGGACGGCACCGCGGTGCTGTCGGCCGGCGAGAACCGGCTCGAGCTGTGGCGCTCGGACATGGTGCGGATGCTCAGCTACGGTGCGCTCGACGCGCCGTTCAAACCCGACGTGCCGGCCACCCCGCTGTGCCGGTTCGTCTCCGCGGCCGCCAGTTCGGAGGCGGTGTCGGTGCTCGCGGACTGCCCGGACGAACCCGATCTGCGGTTGACGCTGCTGCGGCCCTCGGACGAGGAGGACACGCCCAATGTGCGGGTGGTGCCGCAGCCCGGGATCGGGGCGGATTCGGGTGCGAAGGTGATCGCGGTGGCCGGCACCACCACCGCCGTCTACGTGCCGACGCCCCGCCCGACCGTGCACATCGTCGACGAGCAGGGCACCACGACCGCCAGCGTCCCGCTGCCCCGCCCACCGGCGCCGCAGTCCACCGCCACCTACACCGGCGATCTGATCACCTGGTGGACCGGCGACCACGTGCTGGTCTTCGACGACGACCTGCGCTACCGGTTCATGGTCACCCCCGCCGGTGCGGACGCACCGCTCGGCCCCGGGGCGACGATGGCCGGGCGGCTGCTGGTCCCGGTGACCGGCGGATACGACGTGTTCGACGCCGAAAGCGGCGCGGGTGAGCGCCACATCCCGGTACCGCGGGACGCGACCGCGGGCCCGGTGGTGCCCGCGGTCGCCGGTGAGCTCATCGTGGAGCAGCGTGGCGACCGCATCGTCGCGCTGGGGGCGTAG
- a CDS encoding GNAT family N-acetyltransferase: MTELIRRVRPGDEPELAAMIRELAEFEHAADECRITESQLHTALFGDDPTLFGHIAEVDGSAAAIALWFRTFSTWDGVPGIYLEDLFVRPRFRRRGLARRLLATLARECVDHGYSRLSWAVLDWNVNAIALYDSVGGRPQSEWITYRVSGQQLSALAAESEGP, encoded by the coding sequence ATGACCGAGCTGATCCGACGGGTGCGGCCCGGCGACGAGCCGGAGCTGGCCGCGATGATCCGCGAGCTCGCCGAGTTCGAGCACGCCGCCGACGAGTGTCGGATCACCGAAAGCCAATTGCACACCGCGCTTTTCGGCGACGACCCGACGCTGTTCGGCCACATCGCCGAGGTGGACGGGTCCGCGGCGGCCATCGCATTGTGGTTCCGCACCTTCTCCACCTGGGACGGTGTCCCGGGGATCTACCTGGAGGACCTGTTCGTGCGGCCGCGGTTCCGCCGGCGTGGCCTGGCCCGCCGACTGCTGGCCACGCTGGCGCGCGAATGCGTGGACCACGGATACAGCCGCCTGTCGTGGGCGGTGCTGGACTGGAACGTCAACGCGATCGCGCTGTACGACTCGGTCGGCGGCCGGCCGCAGTCGGAGTGGATCACCTACCGGGTGTCGGGCCAACAGTTGTCGGCGTTGGCGGCGGAGTCTGAAGGGCCCTGA